In Streptomyces capitiformicae, one genomic interval encodes:
- a CDS encoding ATP synthase subunit C: protein MITWFLALPVIVAGFVAARLVLRRSDRRTALWWMVAADAVLLVAATVVLTLALGGGSAQAATTTAQESGSGSAALIGAAIAVAGATIGAGIAVAYTGAAALAALSERPELFGRAMVIVGLAEGIAIYGLVVAVILIGKA from the coding sequence GTGATCACCTGGTTCTTGGCCCTGCCCGTCATTGTCGCGGGGTTCGTCGCCGCACGCCTTGTGCTGCGGCGTTCGGACCGCAGGACGGCCCTGTGGTGGATGGTCGCCGCCGACGCCGTGCTCCTGGTGGCCGCCACCGTGGTGCTGACCCTGGCGCTCGGCGGCGGATCCGCGCAAGCCGCGACCACGACGGCACAAGAGTCCGGCTCCGGATCCGCCGCCCTGATCGGCGCCGCGATCGCGGTGGCCGGGGCGACGATCGGGGCGGGCATCGCCGTCGCCTACACCGGTGCGGCGGCCCTCGCGGCGCTCAGCGAACGGCCCGAACTCTTCGGCCGGGCCATGGTCATCGTCGGCCTGGCCGAAGGCATCGCCATCTACGGGCTGGTCGTCGCCGTGATCCTGATCGGGAAGGCGTGA